DNA sequence from the Methylomonas albis genome:
TGGCGTTGGTGCAGGGCCAGCCGTATCAAGACTTACCGGACGATCTCTACATTCCGCCGGATGCGCTGGAAGTGTTTCTGGATGCGTTCGAAGGGCCGCTGGATTTGTTGTTGTATTTGATTCGCCGGCAGAATCTGGATATTCTCGATATCCCCATCGCCCAGATCACCCGGCAATATATTGCCTACATCGACATGATGGAAAATATGCGTCTGGAACTGGCCGCCGAATATCTGGTGATGGCCGCGCTGCTGGCCGAGATCAAATCGCGGATGCTGCTACCCAGACAACCGGAAAGCGAAGAGGAAGAAGAGGACCCCAGAGCTTTTTTGATTCGCAAATTGCAGGAATACGAAGCGATCAAAAAAGTGGCGGAAGAAATCGATCTGCTGCCCAGAAACGAGCGCGATACCTTTGAATTCGGCGTCGACACCTCGAGCGTGGATGTACAGCAAATTCTGCCGGATGTGGAGCTTAAGGAGCTCTTGCTGGCTTTTCAGGACATATTGAAGCGTGCCGAGAGGCTTTCTCACCATCAAATAACCAAAGAACCCCTATCAGTCCGTGAACGAATGGCAGCCATTTTGGAAAAACTTAACCAATCGGATAACCACCTCCCTTTCCCAGCATGTTTTGCCCGAAGTGAAGGAAAAAACGGAGTGGTTGTCGCGTTTCTTGCCATCCTTGAGCTCTCCAAGGAACGCATCATCGACATCTTCCAGTCCGAACCCTACGCCGGAATCGAAGTTAGAGTCCGCGTCGATAGCGGCACTGGGGACTGAGTCAGCGCTAGCCGAAACCGTCGCCGATGTTGTTATTCCCGCAGCCAAACCCAGGGCGCCGCGCAAGCTGCGCATTAAACCCGAGCCGGTTACGATATTTGTGCCAGTCAAGCGGCGAGCCGTGCGTTTGCCGGCTGTCTGGGCTAGCGAACCGCGTGTTCCGGTTTTTCAGATCCCTGAACGACGTGAAGCCGTTATTTTGCCAAAACCACGTCGACGAACAGCGCGTTTGTTGCCGGTTTGGCGCAGTAGCTGGCAGCCAGTCGCGCCCAGGGCTATGGCCGTTAGCCGGTGTAGAGGCGCCGCTCGCTTGCCTCAGCGTTGGGCCGACATTATTCGGGCCAGCACTTACGAACCCATCGTGGTCGAGCGCCATCGGCTACTGCCTGACATAATTAAAGAGTGCGATATGAACACCAAGCGCATCGTAGAAGCCATACTATTTGCCGCCAATCGCCCGATGACTATTAAACAGATTCAGGAAGTCTTTCCGGAACTGGAGCAGCCCGATACCTTGACCGTGCAGATGGCCTTGGAAGATATTGCCCGCGACTACGCTGACCGTCCAATCGGACTCAGGCAATTAGCTAGCGGTTACCGGTTTCAGGTAAGAGAAGGCTTGTCGCCCTGGGTGACGCGCTTGTTTGAGGAAAAACCGGCTCGTTATTCGCGCGCGCTTTTAGAAACCCTGGCTATCATCGCCTATCGTCAACCGGTGACGCGCGGCGAAATCGAGGATATTCGCGGGGTCGGCGTCAGCAGTTCCATCATTCAAACCATGCTGGAGCGCGAGTGGATTCGCGTTATCGCCCATAAGGAAGTGCCCGGCCGGCCGGCCTTGTTCGGCACCACCAAACAATTTCTGGATTATTTCAATTTAACTTCATTGAGCGAATTACCGACGCTGGAAGAAATCGTCAATTTCGATTTCGGCAATTCGCCTCAACCGCAACCTGAGCAGGACCACAGTGAAAGACCGCAAACCGCCGAGACCGAACAACCCATCAGCCCCACTGGACAAACGGACCCAGAAACCGCAGTCTCGGAAACCGAGTTCGACACCCAGACCGAAGCCGGCCCCGGCGCCGAAAACCTCACCCTCCACTAACGCGCCAGCCGGCGGCGAACGCATCCAGAAATTGCTGGCGCGGGCCGGTGTGGGTTCCCGGCGGGAAATCGAGCGCTGGATCGAGGAAGGCAAACTCACAGTTAACGGCAA
Encoded proteins:
- the scpB gene encoding SMC-Scp complex subunit ScpB; the encoded protein is MPQRWADIIRASTYEPIVVERHRLLPDIIKECDMNTKRIVEAILFAANRPMTIKQIQEVFPELEQPDTLTVQMALEDIARDYADRPIGLRQLASGYRFQVREGLSPWVTRLFEEKPARYSRALLETLAIIAYRQPVTRGEIEDIRGVGVSSSIIQTMLEREWIRVIAHKEVPGRPALFGTTKQFLDYFNLTSLSELPTLEEIVNFDFGNSPQPQPEQDHSERPQTAETEQPISPTGQTDPETAVSETEFDTQTEAGPGAENLTLH
- a CDS encoding segregation and condensation protein A; this translates as MSEVALPVEAALPPLALVQGQPYQDLPDDLYIPPDALEVFLDAFEGPLDLLLYLIRRQNLDILDIPIAQITRQYIAYIDMMENMRLELAAEYLVMAALLAEIKSRMLLPRQPESEEEEEDPRAFLIRKLQEYEAIKKVAEEIDLLPRNERDTFEFGVDTSSVDVQQILPDVELKELLLAFQDILKRAERLSHHQITKEPLSVRERMAAILEKLNQSDNHLPFPACFARSEGKNGVVVAFLAILELSKERIIDIFQSEPYAGIEVRVRVDSGTGD